The following proteins are co-located in the Parafannyhessea umbonata genome:
- a CDS encoding PqqD family peptide modification chaperone, with the protein MFYKIRNDIQFRQYDGHGYIADNSEFGYRFLSDSTSSGREEYVSESGSVMLASLSKTPRSIEEIVDDLMRVFIGVDREVLKEDVIEFFQMLVERGLLSVGETMEDCVDRRWSGTSAEEDGAGEAIVPTENCARDRIGPDDFLRGIHIEIASACNERCVHCYIPHQYKTDVIDPELLYRILDEARELNVVHVTLSGGEPLLHKELIGFLSRCRELDLSVNVLSNLTLLSDGILSEMRENPLLSVQTSLYSMDAAVHDGITRQTGSFEKTKDGLLRVIDAGIPAQISCPIMRQNKDSFIDVVSWGREHDIAVAIEPVIFASYDHSGVNLENRILLNDLEGVLEKEFSQGYASVLIDSAEEKESVAASDPVCSICRYSLCVAANGDVYPCVGWQTNVLGNLAHQSLRDIWVGSEKLHRLREVKRGDFPKCVDCDDRGYCTVCMMCNSNENPDGDPFVINDFHCEAAAMTHRKVVEFLAEDGGALNS; encoded by the coding sequence ATGTTCTACAAGATTAGGAATGACATCCAGTTCAGACAGTATGACGGGCATGGATACATCGCGGACAACTCCGAGTTCGGTTATCGGTTTCTCAGCGATTCGACCTCCAGCGGCAGAGAAGAGTATGTATCCGAGAGCGGTTCCGTCATGCTTGCCTCACTGAGCAAGACTCCCCGGAGCATCGAAGAGATCGTTGACGACCTGATGCGGGTGTTTATCGGGGTGGATCGCGAGGTACTGAAGGAAGATGTCATAGAGTTCTTCCAGATGCTTGTCGAAAGAGGCCTGCTGAGCGTCGGTGAAACCATGGAAGACTGCGTTGACCGACGTTGGTCAGGGACATCTGCCGAAGAAGACGGTGCCGGAGAGGCAATCGTCCCGACAGAGAACTGTGCGCGGGACAGAATCGGCCCCGACGACTTCCTGCGAGGCATCCACATCGAAATCGCGAGCGCCTGCAACGAGCGCTGCGTGCACTGCTACATCCCCCACCAGTACAAAACCGACGTGATCGATCCCGAGCTTCTCTATCGGATCCTTGACGAAGCGAGAGAGCTCAACGTCGTTCACGTCACTCTCTCTGGTGGTGAGCCCTTGCTTCACAAGGAGCTCATTGGTTTCCTCTCCAGATGCAGGGAGCTCGACCTGTCCGTCAACGTCCTGTCGAACCTCACGCTCCTTTCGGACGGCATCCTCAGCGAGATGAGAGAGAACCCACTCCTCTCGGTGCAAACATCTCTCTACTCCATGGACGCCGCCGTCCACGATGGTATCACCAGGCAAACAGGCAGCTTTGAGAAGACCAAGGACGGGCTCCTGAGGGTAATTGACGCTGGCATACCGGCGCAGATATCGTGCCCCATCATGAGGCAGAACAAGGACAGCTTCATCGACGTCGTCTCATGGGGAAGGGAGCACGACATCGCGGTCGCCATCGAGCCGGTGATCTTCGCCTCGTACGACCACTCGGGGGTCAACCTTGAGAACCGGATTCTCCTGAACGACCTCGAAGGCGTTCTGGAGAAGGAGTTCTCCCAAGGCTACGCGTCTGTGCTGATCGACTCGGCGGAGGAGAAGGAGTCTGTAGCCGCAAGCGACCCTGTCTGCTCGATCTGCCGGTACAGCCTCTGCGTGGCAGCCAACGGGGACGTCTATCCCTGTGTAGGCTGGCAGACCAACGTCCTCGGGAACCTGGCCCATCAGTCGCTGAGGGACATCTGGGTCGGATCCGAGAAGTTGCACCGGCTCCGGGAGGTCAAGAGGGGGGACTTCCCCAAGTGCGTCGACTGCGATGACAGGGGCTACTGCACCGTCTGCATGATGTGCAACTCGAACGAGAACCCCGATGGCGACCCGTTCGTCATCAACGACTTCCACTGCGAGGCCGCAGCGATGACCCATCGCAAGGTCGTCGAGTTCCTTGCGGAGGATGGCGGCGCGCTCAATTCCTGA
- a CDS encoding radical SAM/SPASM domain-containing protein: MSSDKNRLKQCTVVLTRGCNLRCDFCFEKEAGYRAHDQLSLDEAKRIVDLCGDANVKYVFLTGGEPLTYPHLLDVLKYIKEEYPAITPTIATNGVLLEDMELCQRLIDCGLRYLDISMKGADASEWKRATGYDGYAKQLRAIRNLASTELEFTCSMVVTEENVTRVCEAVRAAHDNGARQFSFTFFIDNIESNTKDMDYLKEHDPFALIESFVSQIDRLNAITDDWWVEYSFPLCAYTERQLKLLEGRLAGPCQIHLQNAITVDNTMKLLPCDMYASANLGRLGDDFSTYEELDNWMDGHEYQSAVEEMRKYPSEKCSSCAFLDQCYGGCPVLWKNYSFEALMSFKASVDSDS; the protein is encoded by the coding sequence ATGAGCAGTGACAAGAACAGACTCAAGCAATGCACGGTAGTCCTGACCCGTGGCTGCAACCTGCGGTGCGACTTCTGCTTCGAGAAGGAGGCCGGCTACCGCGCGCATGACCAGCTGTCACTTGACGAGGCGAAGCGTATCGTAGACCTCTGCGGTGACGCAAACGTGAAGTACGTGTTCCTCACGGGCGGCGAGCCACTTACCTACCCTCACCTCCTTGACGTCCTCAAGTACATCAAGGAGGAGTACCCGGCAATCACTCCAACCATCGCGACCAACGGGGTCCTCCTCGAGGACATGGAGCTCTGCCAGAGACTCATTGACTGTGGCCTCAGGTACCTCGACATCTCCATGAAAGGGGCCGACGCATCGGAATGGAAAAGGGCGACCGGTTACGACGGATACGCCAAGCAACTACGAGCGATAAGAAACCTCGCCTCCACGGAGCTGGAGTTCACCTGCTCGATGGTGGTAACCGAAGAGAACGTCACGAGGGTGTGCGAGGCGGTCCGAGCTGCCCATGACAACGGCGCGAGGCAGTTCTCGTTCACCTTCTTCATCGACAACATCGAGTCGAATACAAAGGATATGGATTATCTAAAGGAGCACGATCCGTTTGCTCTGATCGAGTCGTTTGTCTCGCAGATTGACCGCCTGAACGCCATAACGGATGACTGGTGGGTCGAATACAGCTTCCCACTCTGCGCTTACACCGAACGACAGTTGAAACTGCTCGAGGGCAGATTGGCAGGACCCTGCCAGATCCACCTCCAGAACGCGATAACCGTCGACAATACGATGAAACTCTTGCCTTGTGACATGTACGCCAGCGCCAACTTGGGTCGACTCGGCGATGACTTCAGCACTTACGAAGAGCTCGATAACTGGATGGATGGTCACGAATATCAATCTGCAGTGGAGGAGATGCGGAAGTACCCATCCGAGAAATGCTCGTCTTGCGCGTTTCTAGACCAATGCTACGGCGGGTGTCCCGTCCTCTGGAAGAACTACTCGTTCGAGGCATTAATGAGCTTCAAAGCAAGTGTGGATTCCGATTCGTAG
- a CDS encoding MerR family transcriptional regulator, which produces MEKIYTIGEAAAALGMPASTIRYYDKNGLFPDMARSQGGIRVFTEDDLEWARFIERLKVSGMPIREIKRYIDLYREGDSTIEERRRIVNERREAILRLIEDLRLSLDFITYKCWYYDVAAKSGTCDTPKNMPAEELPEDIRRIKAECRINRY; this is translated from the coding sequence TTGGAGAAGATCTACACCATTGGGGAGGCGGCGGCCGCGCTGGGAATGCCGGCATCGACCATCCGCTACTACGACAAGAACGGCCTGTTCCCGGACATGGCGCGAAGCCAGGGCGGCATCCGCGTGTTCACCGAGGACGACTTGGAGTGGGCGCGCTTCATAGAGCGGCTCAAGGTTTCTGGCATGCCCATCCGCGAGATCAAGCGCTACATCGACCTCTATCGCGAGGGGGACTCCACCATCGAGGAGCGCCGGCGCATCGTGAACGAGCGGCGCGAGGCCATCCTGAGGCTGATCGAGGACCTCAGGCTCTCGCTCGACTTCATCACCTACAAGTGCTGGTATTACGACGTGGCGGCAAAGTCGGGCACCTGCGACACGCCCAAGAACATGCCAGCCGAGGAGCTTCCGGAAGACATCCGCCGCATCAAGGCGGAGTGTCGAATCAACAGGTACTAG
- a CDS encoding ATP-binding cassette domain-containing protein: MEKILIRDAHEHNLKHIDLEIPIGAFTCVTGCSGCGKSSLVFDTIYAESQRGFLEGMTGNLYGQKLMSKPKVGSIENLHPALNVSQNYYNVNPRSTVGTVTEVAYYLRSLFAVTNSDRSRDISEGTFSSNNPKSFCPNCSGLGTESVVSESLLIPDREVTLRDGGILFFKGPAEGKEQKLLEALCAHYGIDIDRRVSELNDRELDILLHADDQVRHKLSYKEGRRRKQHFVYLQGAVPAIRDHLDSVNSTGQSSAYSRFMEERPCHVCGGTKLGPEALSYKVCGLNYGEAEGMELVALREWLHGVVRDFSDHPKKDVVSQLVDETDRRLEALAELNVGYLCLSRTIPSLSDGERQRIRIATQLTCSLRGLLYILDEPCKGLHRRDTERIIRATRDMVDRGNTVIAIEHNKQYIASADETIELGPVGGPEGGYLVGVTNGMDCDEAPLAFKSPHAAKQYFEIGGINFRNIDGQAVRFPIGGISCITGVSGSGKSTLAEVVARCFGKRSGDCCETFSGGDSIKRCLRVDQAPVGKTPRSTVVSYLGIFDEIRSLFAKTATARKMKVGASQFSMNIKGGRCECCQGTGMQKIELNYLPSTYIPCPECGGRRFNEKVLAVEYEGMTILDVLETPISELVDKFGGSAKVHSVLRSMIELGLGYLRLGQMSMSLSGGEAQRIKLAKALGTPSHGRNLYILDEPTSGLNDVDIAKFVKVLMYLQEKGDTIIIVEHNLEFVATVADYVVDFGVHSGAAGGKVMAQGSPRSVFTDESSSLYGLSVLAN; this comes from the coding sequence ATGGAGAAGATACTCATAAGGGATGCCCACGAGCACAACCTGAAACACATCGACCTAGAGATCCCTATCGGGGCATTCACCTGCGTAACAGGTTGCTCGGGCTGTGGGAAGTCCTCGCTGGTCTTTGACACCATCTACGCCGAGAGTCAGAGGGGTTTTCTTGAGGGAATGACGGGCAACCTCTACGGGCAGAAGCTCATGAGCAAACCCAAGGTCGGGTCCATCGAGAACCTCCATCCCGCGCTCAACGTCTCCCAGAACTACTACAACGTCAACCCGCGCTCGACCGTTGGGACGGTGACAGAGGTCGCCTACTACCTTCGCTCACTCTTCGCGGTTACGAACAGCGACCGTTCTCGGGACATATCCGAAGGCACCTTCTCCTCGAACAACCCCAAGTCGTTCTGCCCAAATTGCTCAGGCCTCGGCACGGAGAGTGTGGTCTCCGAATCCCTTCTGATACCCGATCGCGAGGTGACCCTGCGCGATGGCGGTATCCTGTTCTTTAAGGGCCCCGCAGAGGGCAAGGAGCAGAAGCTCCTCGAGGCGCTCTGCGCTCACTACGGCATCGACATCGACCGGAGGGTCTCAGAGCTGAATGACCGTGAGCTCGACATACTTCTCCATGCGGACGACCAGGTGAGGCACAAGCTTTCCTACAAGGAGGGGAGGCGCCGTAAGCAGCACTTCGTGTACCTACAAGGTGCCGTTCCCGCCATCCGCGACCATCTCGACAGCGTCAACTCCACCGGCCAATCGTCGGCATACTCGAGGTTCATGGAGGAGCGGCCTTGCCACGTCTGCGGTGGCACCAAGCTGGGCCCTGAAGCCCTGTCCTACAAGGTCTGTGGCCTGAACTACGGCGAGGCGGAGGGAATGGAGCTCGTCGCGCTGCGCGAATGGCTTCACGGGGTTGTCCGCGACTTCTCGGACCACCCGAAGAAGGATGTAGTATCACAGCTTGTCGACGAGACGGATCGCAGGCTGGAGGCCCTGGCCGAGCTCAACGTCGGTTACCTGTGCCTGAGCAGGACCATCCCCTCGCTCTCTGATGGTGAAAGACAGCGCATCAGAATCGCCACCCAGCTCACCTGCTCGCTCAGGGGGCTGCTGTACATTCTGGACGAACCCTGCAAGGGACTACATCGCAGGGACACCGAGCGCATTATCCGCGCCACCAGGGACATGGTCGACCGAGGCAACACGGTCATTGCGATTGAGCACAACAAACAGTACATAGCCTCGGCGGACGAGACAATAGAGCTGGGGCCGGTCGGAGGGCCCGAGGGGGGCTATCTCGTGGGGGTGACGAACGGCATGGATTGCGACGAAGCCCCACTCGCCTTCAAGAGCCCCCACGCCGCCAAGCAGTACTTTGAGATTGGCGGAATCAACTTCAGGAACATCGACGGACAGGCGGTGCGATTCCCGATCGGTGGAATATCCTGCATCACCGGAGTGTCCGGTTCCGGCAAGTCGACGCTCGCCGAAGTGGTTGCCAGGTGCTTCGGGAAGAGGTCGGGAGACTGCTGCGAAACCTTCTCCGGCGGGGACTCCATCAAGAGGTGCCTGAGGGTCGATCAGGCTCCCGTCGGGAAGACCCCGAGATCAACCGTTGTCTCGTACCTAGGCATCTTTGATGAGATTCGGTCGCTTTTCGCCAAGACCGCAACGGCGCGCAAGATGAAGGTCGGTGCCAGCCAGTTCAGCATGAACATCAAGGGAGGCCGCTGCGAGTGCTGTCAGGGCACCGGGATGCAGAAGATCGAGCTGAACTACCTTCCGAGTACCTACATCCCCTGTCCGGAGTGTGGCGGGAGGAGGTTCAACGAGAAGGTCCTCGCCGTGGAGTACGAGGGGATGACGATCCTGGACGTGCTGGAGACGCCGATCTCCGAGCTGGTAGACAAGTTCGGAGGCTCAGCTAAGGTCCACTCAGTGCTCCGCAGCATGATCGAGCTGGGTCTGGGCTACCTGCGGCTCGGGCAGATGTCCATGAGCCTGTCGGGGGGCGAGGCCCAGCGCATAAAGCTCGCGAAGGCTCTCGGGACGCCCTCCCACGGAAGGAACCTTTACATCCTGGACGAACCCACGTCCGGCCTGAACGACGTTGACATCGCGAAGTTCGTCAAGGTGCTGATGTACCTGCAGGAGAAGGGCGACACAATCATTATCGTCGAGCACAACCTGGAGTTCGTCGCCACTGTCGCGGACTACGTTGTCGACTTCGGCGTGCACAGCGGTGCAGCTGGGGGAAAAGTGATGGCACAGGGGTCGCCCCGATCCGTCTTCACAGATGAGTCTTCATCGCTGTACGGGCTCTCTGTTCTGGCGAATTAA
- a CDS encoding aldo/keto reductase: MNDEKDPKIVLGAWAWGNDGTFGHGLAEDDLRPVFDVAMNAGLNLWDTAYVYGMGESERMLAGFLKDLPREDYRVSDKLTPQCMDASSKTAVADMYEMQLHTMGLDHFDVYWVHNTMDAPRWIAELAAFFKGREDAPVIGVSNHNLAEVKQADAILREHGLRLGAVQNHFSLVNRPSEDSGILDWCHQNDVEFWSYMVLEQGALSGKYDTSHPMPEGSARAQKYNPVLDRLETLNAELAKVAEAHGVGLAQVPVAWAIAKGTRPIVGVTKESHVTDAANASSVALSTDEVRELENVADSLGINAVRAWEKKMD, translated from the coding sequence ATGAACGACGAGAAGGACCCTAAGATCGTGCTGGGTGCCTGGGCCTGGGGAAACGATGGCACGTTTGGGCATGGGCTTGCCGAAGACGATCTTCGACCCGTGTTTGACGTCGCTATGAACGCGGGCCTCAACCTGTGGGACACCGCGTACGTCTATGGCATGGGCGAGTCCGAGAGGATGCTCGCAGGCTTCCTGAAGGACCTGCCACGCGAGGACTACCGCGTTTCCGACAAGCTCACGCCGCAGTGCATGGACGCATCATCCAAGACCGCCGTGGCCGACATGTACGAGATGCAGCTCCACACCATGGGGCTCGACCACTTCGACGTGTACTGGGTGCACAACACGATGGACGCGCCGCGCTGGATTGCCGAGCTCGCGGCGTTCTTCAAGGGCAGGGAGGACGCCCCCGTGATCGGTGTCTCCAACCACAACCTCGCAGAGGTCAAGCAGGCGGACGCAATCCTGCGCGAGCACGGGCTTCGCCTGGGCGCCGTGCAGAACCACTTCAGCCTCGTCAACCGCCCGTCCGAGGACTCGGGCATCCTCGATTGGTGCCACCAGAACGACGTCGAGTTCTGGTCGTACATGGTGCTCGAGCAGGGCGCTCTGTCCGGCAAGTACGACACGTCGCATCCCATGCCCGAGGGTTCCGCCCGCGCCCAGAAGTACAACCCGGTCCTCGACAGGCTCGAGACCCTCAACGCCGAGCTCGCCAAGGTCGCGGAGGCGCATGGCGTGGGGTTGGCGCAGGTCCCCGTCGCCTGGGCGATTGCCAAGGGGACGCGCCCCATCGTGGGCGTCACGAAGGAGTCGCACGTGACGGATGCCGCAAATGCAAGCTCCGTCGCGCTATCCACTGACGAGGTGCGCGAGCTCGAAAATGTCGCGGACTCTCTCGGCATCAACGCCGTGCGCGCCTGGGAAAAGAAGATGGACTAG
- a CDS encoding DDE-type integrase/transposase/recombinase, with the protein MDARGLKAGQPLPDAHPRHGTEPGRQLQSGWKERLLLHGRDGAEFLSSVWSVALGYSRRRICIRSDTITTDDFVGCAYQTAQRLGGAPPEWLTDNMSALVTIDSGGKRHRVERAFAFAGRMGFKTGLCAARTPQTKGKDESATASRTPPRGERS; encoded by the coding sequence ATGGATGCACGCGGGCTGAAGGCGGGCCAGCCCCTCCCCGACGCGCATCCCCGCCACGGGACGGAGCCGGGAAGGCAGCTCCAGTCCGGCTGGAAGGAGAGGCTGCTCCTGCACGGGCGGGACGGCGCCGAGTTCCTGTCCAGCGTGTGGAGCGTAGCCCTCGGATACTCGAGGAGGCGCATCTGCATCCGCTCTGACACGATCACGACGGACGACTTCGTGGGATGCGCCTACCAGACCGCCCAGAGGCTCGGCGGGGCCCCTCCCGAGTGGCTCACCGACAACATGTCCGCGCTCGTCACGATAGATTCCGGCGGGAAGAGGCACAGGGTGGAGAGGGCGTTCGCCTTCGCCGGGAGGATGGGCTTCAAGACAGGGCTCTGCGCCGCCAGGACGCCCCAGACGAAGGGCAAGGACGAGAGCGCGACCGCTTCGAGAACCCCGCCTCGCGGAGAGCGGTCGTGA
- a CDS encoding Abi family protein — protein sequence MGQRNSSGKPKLDPEEQVAFLRDKGVAFERMGEADAMRYLSRESYLFSAYAYRTLFPKRVGGAHDGEYANLDFRDLVDLERLDRDLRAALLPLALDAEHLAKARVLDEVARRQDEDGYSIVRDYMASLSPAERSRREAEISRLRRDEYSGDLQRHYAAEMPIWVLLELSSFGTVADIYRFCANRWGDRSMLREHYFLRSAKGVRNACAHSSAIINGFGAASHVARPAPDALTVALRDAGFSKRSRASRMRNPRLQQIASLLLLHRRMAEGTALAGEASAGLRTLAGGIRSVLSVTRPDASAEASMEFLAELVDRWF from the coding sequence ATGGGCCAACGGAACAGTAGCGGGAAGCCTAAGCTCGACCCCGAGGAGCAGGTGGCTTTCCTCAGGGACAAGGGAGTAGCGTTCGAGCGCATGGGCGAGGCAGACGCCATGCGCTACCTCTCGCGGGAGTCGTACCTCTTTTCAGCGTACGCGTACCGGACGCTCTTCCCGAAGCGCGTCGGAGGGGCGCACGACGGCGAGTACGCGAACCTCGACTTCCGCGACCTGGTAGACCTGGAGCGGCTCGACCGGGATCTCAGGGCAGCGCTCCTGCCGCTTGCGCTCGACGCGGAGCACCTCGCGAAGGCGCGGGTTCTCGACGAGGTGGCGAGGCGGCAGGACGAGGACGGTTACTCCATCGTGCGCGACTACATGGCCTCGCTCTCCCCCGCCGAGCGTTCCCGGAGGGAGGCAGAGATTTCGAGGCTCCGGCGCGACGAGTACTCCGGAGACCTCCAGAGGCACTACGCCGCCGAGATGCCCATATGGGTGCTGCTCGAGCTCTCATCCTTCGGCACCGTCGCGGACATCTACCGCTTCTGCGCGAACCGGTGGGGCGACCGCTCTATGCTGCGAGAGCACTACTTCCTCAGGTCGGCGAAGGGGGTGCGCAACGCCTGCGCCCACTCCTCCGCGATAATCAACGGGTTCGGCGCAGCGAGCCACGTCGCACGTCCGGCGCCGGACGCCCTCACCGTCGCCCTGCGCGACGCGGGCTTCTCGAAGAGGTCTAGGGCGTCCAGGATGAGGAACCCGCGCCTCCAGCAGATAGCCTCGCTCCTGCTCCTCCACAGGCGCATGGCCGAGGGGACCGCGCTCGCAGGCGAGGCGTCAGCCGGGCTCCGTACCCTTGCCGGTGGCATTAGGTCCGTGCTCTCCGTCACCCGCCCCGACGCCTCCGCGGAGGCGTCCATGGAATTCCTCGCCGAGCTGGTTGACCGCTGGTTCTGA
- a CDS encoding tyrosine-type recombinase/integrase: MARKLSSGYVYKNQRLGKWRLAISWQDDDGRQHKMTRSTQVPCYEDKVGRNGKVRRDNRGRGAAEQLLREWRDEEVRKDEELSGTVSCETPVYRYVLDYIDLKESTGNILASTADGYRWYAKHLLGTELGKTPVGQVTARQIQEFERDMVQDGYGGNTVSHTHVLLKTAFIRARKLGDIPSNPFDLVDAPKRPTKPINSLDAQSVRQLNQTLGSVADPFSTAVLLALMTGMRQGEICALRWQDVDRVSRKIRVSHALTRANGTFALSTPKTRSSARTIPYGDELARVLEARARAMHGEREAMGLDWDEGLFVVGNAVTGAWKSPMALGQEWRAFVRVAKLVGSQGEPPRFHDLRHTFATMAIGSGVDVKTVSAILGHSNAAMTLNVYADALADSKKVSMDLMGRIMSAGLS, encoded by the coding sequence ATGGCGAGGAAGCTCAGCAGCGGCTACGTGTACAAGAACCAGAGGCTCGGGAAGTGGCGCCTCGCGATAAGCTGGCAGGACGACGACGGCAGGCAGCACAAGATGACCCGTTCCACACAGGTGCCGTGCTACGAGGACAAGGTCGGCAGGAACGGGAAGGTGAGGAGGGACAACCGCGGCAGGGGCGCAGCCGAGCAGCTCCTGCGGGAGTGGCGCGACGAGGAGGTCCGAAAGGACGAGGAGCTCTCCGGCACCGTCTCCTGCGAGACGCCTGTCTACCGCTACGTCCTCGACTACATAGACCTGAAGGAGTCCACCGGCAACATCCTCGCCTCCACGGCCGACGGCTACCGCTGGTACGCGAAGCACCTCCTGGGCACCGAGCTCGGCAAGACCCCCGTGGGGCAGGTCACCGCGCGGCAGATCCAGGAGTTCGAGCGCGACATGGTACAGGACGGCTACGGCGGAAACACGGTCTCGCACACCCACGTGCTCCTCAAGACCGCCTTCATTAGGGCGCGCAAGCTGGGCGACATACCCTCCAACCCCTTCGACCTCGTCGACGCGCCCAAGAGGCCTACGAAGCCGATAAACTCGCTCGACGCACAGAGCGTCCGGCAGCTCAACCAGACCTTGGGGAGCGTCGCCGACCCGTTCTCGACCGCCGTGCTCCTCGCGCTCATGACGGGGATGAGGCAGGGGGAGATATGCGCCCTCAGGTGGCAGGACGTCGACCGCGTGTCACGCAAGATCCGCGTCTCGCACGCCCTCACGAGGGCGAACGGCACGTTCGCGCTCTCCACCCCGAAGACCAGGAGCTCCGCCAGGACCATCCCCTACGGCGACGAGCTCGCCCGCGTGCTGGAGGCGAGGGCACGCGCGATGCACGGCGAGCGCGAGGCCATGGGGCTCGACTGGGACGAGGGCCTCTTCGTCGTGGGAAACGCCGTCACCGGCGCCTGGAAGAGCCCGATGGCGCTCGGGCAGGAGTGGAGGGCGTTCGTGAGGGTGGCGAAGCTCGTGGGCTCTCAGGGCGAGCCGCCGAGGTTCCACGACCTTAGGCACACCTTCGCGACCATGGCGATTGGGTCGGGGGTGGACGTGAAGACCGTGAGCGCCATCCTCGGCCACTCCAACGCCGCGATGACCCTCAACGTCTACGCGGACGCGCTCGCCGACAGCAAGAAGGTGAGCATGGACCTCATGGGCAGGATAATGTCCGCGGGGCTCTCGTAG